One region of Streptomyces davaonensis JCM 4913 genomic DNA includes:
- a CDS encoding non-ribosomal peptide synthetase produces the protein MTALPLSHAQRRLWFLEHMGPGGAAYHLATAVRLTGPVSVRALGAALADVVERHEPLRTVYSDEPRQIILEPALARPELTVTTVSADELDDAVRAATSAPFRIDERPPFRAALFRTGPEDHLLVLTAHHIAVDGWSIPLLIRDLGTAYRARAAGLPGPDWPELPVRYSDYTLWQRELLGDPTDPRSLRTRQTEYWTRVLADLPDTPALPTDRPRPATARHHGARAPLTCDPERYRDLVRLAHEHRCTSFMAVHALLAVLLGRLGADDDSVLGAAVSGRTEEPMADLVGFFVNTLVLRTDLSGDPTFRQVLDRVRQVDLDAYAHQDLPFDLLVEALNPSRSLAHHPLFQVLLAFESHEAAQLDFGALRAERHPVDGPPAAKVDLTFQLTEDSGLTGYLEYDTDLFEPDTAEAIPARLNLLLDAVVADPDRPVADIDLRTPDERELIAAGRPDDRGPVTTLPQSLADQAARTPDAPAVVCGATTLTYADLHARADELAARLAETGAAPGGIVAVAMPRSLDFVIAILAVLKSGCAYLPVDPELPTARVEDMLAETRPVCVLTEKGIRVGAPGRPGASAGPPLPEHPAYVIHTSGSTGRPKGVVVPHAAIDNRLRWMQDEYPLQAGDRVLHKTPAGFDVSVWELFWPLREGAVMVVAGPDEHRDPARLARTIREQGVTIAHFVPSMLDLFLGEPEAADCTGLRRVFASGEALPTETARRFHETLPEVSLVNLYGPTEAAVDVTHQPYDPADDGPVPIGLPVARTRTYVLDKALRPCPPGVPGELYLAGAQLADGYLRRPALSATRFVADPYGPPGSRMYRTGDIVRQRRDGVLLYLGRTDQQVKLHGRRLELGEIESLLRADGSVGNCCAVLHAAEQRLIAYVTPGAQAPPDPARLRARLAERLPAAAVPNAIVVLDRLPLTPNGKLDRAALPLPAPPTRSTDPDNAPRTPQEKAVARAFAAVLGLPEPDRDTDFFGSGGHSLLAVRLARRLREEFGTDVPVQAVFRWPTVAGLARNLADASSDGTEPLLTLRSGGEGAPLFFVHPGTGLSWCYHRLLEHVDTDRPAYALQAPGLSGRELPTGVEEMADDYLRRIRQIQPEGPYHLLGWSLGGRIAHAMAVRLRQSGEQVGLLALFDSHPTSDDPADDDELTRQALANLCDGHDDVGFAEIRARVPLLTDAEPDRIRAVLQVGVTHLRLAQDFVPDCYDGDLVLLTARGAEPPDLGWSRFVTGRVTVVPVDCGHYDMFTTAVERTGRLLDPFLAVPAPEELS, from the coding sequence ATGACGGCGCTGCCCCTGTCCCACGCCCAACGCCGTCTGTGGTTCCTGGAGCATATGGGCCCCGGGGGAGCGGCCTACCACCTGGCGACGGCCGTACGGCTGACCGGACCCGTCAGCGTGCGCGCACTCGGCGCGGCACTCGCGGACGTGGTGGAACGGCACGAGCCGCTGCGCACGGTGTACAGCGACGAGCCACGCCAGATCATCCTCGAACCGGCCCTCGCCCGCCCCGAGTTGACGGTCACCACCGTCTCCGCGGACGAGTTGGACGATGCCGTGCGGGCCGCGACCTCGGCACCCTTCCGGATCGACGAACGGCCGCCGTTCCGGGCCGCGCTGTTCCGGACCGGCCCGGAGGATCACCTGCTCGTCCTGACGGCGCATCACATAGCCGTCGACGGCTGGTCGATCCCCCTCCTCATACGTGACCTCGGCACGGCCTACCGCGCACGCGCCGCCGGCCTGCCCGGCCCGGACTGGCCCGAACTCCCCGTGCGCTACAGCGACTACACCCTCTGGCAGCGCGAGCTGCTGGGCGACCCGACCGATCCGCGGAGCCTGCGGACCCGCCAGACGGAGTACTGGACCCGCGTCCTCGCCGACCTCCCGGACACCCCCGCGCTGCCCACCGACCGGCCACGTCCCGCGACCGCCCGCCACCACGGCGCCCGAGCGCCCCTGACCTGCGACCCGGAGCGCTACCGGGACCTGGTCCGACTCGCCCACGAACACCGCTGCACCTCCTTCATGGCGGTGCACGCCCTCCTCGCCGTGCTGCTCGGCCGACTCGGAGCGGACGACGACAGCGTGCTCGGCGCGGCGGTCTCCGGGCGCACCGAGGAACCCATGGCCGACCTGGTCGGCTTCTTCGTCAACACCCTGGTCCTGCGCACCGACCTCTCCGGCGACCCGACCTTCCGCCAGGTGCTCGACCGGGTCCGCCAGGTCGACCTGGACGCCTACGCCCACCAGGACCTGCCCTTCGACCTCCTCGTCGAGGCCCTCAACCCCAGCCGCTCCCTCGCCCACCACCCGCTGTTCCAGGTCCTGCTCGCCTTCGAGAGCCATGAGGCCGCGCAGCTCGACTTCGGCGCTCTGCGAGCCGAACGGCACCCGGTGGACGGACCGCCCGCGGCCAAGGTGGACCTCACATTCCAGCTCACGGAGGACAGCGGGCTCACCGGCTACCTCGAATACGACACCGACCTCTTCGAACCGGACACGGCCGAGGCGATCCCGGCCCGGCTGAACCTCCTGCTCGACGCCGTCGTCGCCGATCCGGACCGCCCGGTCGCGGACATCGACCTGCGCACACCGGACGAGCGCGAGCTGATCGCCGCAGGACGACCCGACGACCGCGGTCCGGTCACCACCCTCCCGCAGTCGCTCGCCGACCAGGCCGCCCGCACCCCGGACGCGCCCGCCGTCGTATGCGGCGCCACGACGCTGACCTACGCCGACCTCCACGCGCGAGCGGACGAACTCGCAGCGCGCCTGGCCGAGACGGGCGCGGCCCCCGGCGGCATCGTCGCGGTCGCCATGCCCCGCTCCCTCGACTTCGTCATCGCGATCCTCGCCGTCCTCAAGTCGGGCTGCGCCTACCTCCCCGTGGACCCCGAACTGCCCACCGCGCGCGTGGAGGACATGCTGGCCGAAACGAGGCCCGTGTGCGTGCTGACCGAGAAGGGCATCCGCGTGGGGGCCCCAGGCAGGCCCGGCGCTTCCGCCGGTCCGCCGCTCCCCGAGCACCCCGCGTACGTCATCCACACCTCCGGATCCACCGGGCGCCCCAAGGGAGTTGTCGTTCCGCACGCCGCGATCGACAACCGGTTGAGGTGGATGCAGGACGAGTACCCCCTCCAGGCGGGCGACCGCGTCCTGCACAAGACGCCCGCCGGATTCGACGTATCGGTGTGGGAGCTGTTCTGGCCCCTGCGCGAGGGCGCCGTCATGGTCGTGGCCGGACCCGACGAGCATCGCGACCCGGCGCGACTCGCCCGCACGATCCGCGAACAGGGCGTGACGATCGCCCACTTCGTGCCGTCGATGCTCGACCTGTTCCTCGGCGAGCCGGAGGCGGCCGACTGCACCGGACTGCGGCGGGTGTTCGCCAGCGGAGAGGCACTGCCCACGGAAACCGCCCGTCGGTTCCACGAGACGCTGCCCGAGGTCTCGCTGGTGAACCTGTACGGGCCCACCGAGGCGGCCGTGGACGTCACCCACCAGCCCTACGACCCCGCCGACGACGGACCCGTGCCGATCGGACTGCCCGTCGCCCGCACCCGGACGTACGTGCTGGACAAGGCCCTGCGCCCCTGTCCGCCCGGTGTCCCGGGGGAGCTGTACCTCGCCGGCGCCCAGCTCGCCGACGGCTATCTGCGCCGCCCGGCCCTGTCCGCCACCCGCTTCGTCGCCGATCCGTACGGCCCGCCCGGCTCCCGCATGTACCGCACCGGCGACATCGTCCGCCAACGGCGCGACGGCGTGCTCTTGTACCTGGGCCGCACGGACCAGCAGGTCAAACTCCACGGGCGGCGGCTGGAGCTGGGCGAGATCGAGAGCCTGCTGCGGGCCGACGGCAGCGTGGGCAACTGCTGTGCCGTCCTGCACGCGGCCGAACAGCGACTGATCGCGTACGTCACCCCGGGAGCGCAGGCACCGCCCGATCCCGCGCGGCTGCGCGCCAGGCTGGCCGAGCGGCTGCCCGCGGCGGCGGTACCGAACGCCATCGTCGTGCTCGACCGCCTGCCCCTGACCCCGAACGGCAAGCTCGACCGCGCGGCACTGCCGCTCCCCGCACCGCCGACGCGCTCGACGGACCCGGACAACGCACCCCGGACGCCTCAGGAGAAGGCCGTCGCCCGTGCCTTCGCCGCCGTCCTCGGCCTGCCAGAACCGGACCGGGACACCGACTTCTTCGGCAGCGGCGGGCACTCCCTGCTCGCGGTGCGGCTCGCACGCAGGCTGCGTGAGGAGTTCGGCACGGATGTTCCGGTGCAGGCCGTGTTCCGGTGGCCCACGGTGGCGGGGCTGGCCCGCAACCTCGCCGACGCCTCCTCCGACGGGACCGAGCCACTGCTGACCCTCCGGTCCGGGGGCGAGGGCGCTCCGCTGTTCTTCGTCCACCCGGGTACCGGTCTGAGCTGGTGCTATCACCGGCTCCTGGAGCACGTGGACACGGACCGCCCGGCCTACGCGCTTCAGGCGCCCGGACTGTCAGGGCGGGAACTCCCCACGGGCGTCGAGGAGATGGCGGACGACTACCTTCGCCGCATCCGGCAGATCCAGCCCGAGGGCCCCTACCACCTCCTCGGCTGGTCCCTCGGCGGCCGGATCGCCCACGCCATGGCGGTGCGACTGCGGCAGTCCGGCGAGCAGGTCGGTCTCCTCGCGCTCTTCGACAGCCACCCCACGAGCGACGACCCGGCCGACGATGACGAACTCACCCGTCAGGCCCTCGCGAACCTGTGCGATGGCCACGACGACGTCGGCTTCGCGGAGATCCGTGCCCGCGTCCCCCTCCTGACCGACGCGGAACCCGACCGCATACGGGCTGTCCTCCAGGTCGGCGTCACCCACCTGCGCCTGGCCCAGGACTTCGTCCCGGACTGCTACGACGGCGACCTCGTCCTGCTGACGGCCCGCGGGGCCGAACCGCCGGACCTCGGCTGGAGCCGGTTCGTCACCGGCCGCGTGACCGTCGTGCCCGTCGACTGCGGCCACTACGACATGTTCACCACGGCCGTCGAGCGGACCGGTCGGCTGCTGGACCCGTTCCTGGCCGTCCCCGCACCGGAGGAGCTCTCGTGA
- a CDS encoding non-ribosomal peptide synthetase, with protein sequence MTAVPHFVQLCEEQATRTPHAIALQCGEETLTHTELHAHADDLARRLRQQGVGPENLVAVSLRRSPQLVVALLAVAKTGAAYLPLDPDHPAPRTARILEDAAPAVLLTESSVRNPEQAVPCDPTPAVHADNTAYVIHTSGSTGQPKGVAVTFGNITHLLRTFAERLKPTPQDRLLAVTTVAFDIAALEIFLPLMTGARLILATDAEHRDPVHLSRAVARHGITLLQATPALWQSLLDAGPVDLSGVRALVGGEALHSGLARELHARTREVTNVYGPTETTVWSTAATLDREDRLNRPPIGAPLGDTRLYVLDGRLRPVPLGVWGELYVAGAGVARGYRGRGDLTACRFLADPFGGGGRMYRTGDVVRWAADGGLEYSGRSDFQVKVRGFRVELGEVEAVAGTVEGVGQAVATVRGGGRLVAYVAPLPGRRVTGAAVRQAVAEVLPDYMVPSAVVVLDDGLPLTANGKVDRVRLPEPDYGAGASGGTPADDREAALCRLFGAVLGVEGVGPGDGFFDLGGHSLLAVRLTARIRAELDREVSVRDVFDHPTARKLAGCLDRPAAPRPALLPVPRPSRLPLSHAQRRLWFLGRLEGPTATYNMPLALHLRGPLDPEALHAALADVVARHEALRTVFPETDGEPRQEIVDTRPELRVVGPGATDDFLHRGFDLAAEPPFRARLLRLAPQDHVLQLVVHHIACDGWSLAPLARDILTAYDTRGPAAAPLPVQYADYTLWQHRLLGDPKDPESRYARQLAYWRTALHGLPEQLELPFDHPRPPRASYRGAATGLTIDAPKHRALHRLARVSGATVFMAVRALIAALLTRLGAGTDIPLGVPVAGRTDPALDDLVGFFVNTLVLRTDTSGDPTFRELLARVRHTDLDALAHQDLPFECLVEHLAPPRSTARHPLFQVLVVSQNNDRPRFRLPGLDIEAEEPPLGVAKFDLSFSLDERHTPDAEPDGIEITVEYATDLFDAATVDRMNGSLRRLLDAVLADPGARLGSLDLLSARERERMVVEWNATDRPIPSLSLPRMMEAQVARTPEAVALVHEGESLSYAELNSRVNRMARLLAAMGAGPEETVALFLPRSVDLLVGLLGVVKAGAAYLPLDPDYPAERIAYMLDDAGPLCTLTVTGMAERLPAGDTTRTVVLDDPTVRETMAGQADSDLTDAERTTPLHPDHPVYVIYTSGSTGRPKGVQFPSGALANLMAWHADTVGGGVGTTTAQFASLSFDAAAHEIFSALTSGKTLAVPKDDVRKDTPELVRWLAHHEVNELFAPTPVVETVVDTARELGLPLPALADIVQAGEALTLRPALRDFCTAVPGRRLHNFYGPTETHVVTAHTVTQDELRSGTPSVPIGGPIWNTRAYVFDGGLRPVPLGVWGELYVAGDCVARGYGGRGGLTAARFVADPFGRGGRMYRTGDVVRWRADGVLEFSGRSDFQVKVRGFRVELGEVEAVVGAVDGVSRAVAVVREDRPGDRRLVAYVVPPAGRRVVGADVRRAVAEVLPEYMVPSVVVLADGLPLTVNGKVDRARLPVPDYGAGTSGGTPRDDREEALCRLFGEVLGARRVGPEDGFFELGGHSLLAVRLVARIRAELGRELAVRDLFDHPTVRGVAGRLDRPATARPVLRRRAGT encoded by the coding sequence GTGACCGCCGTACCGCACTTCGTGCAGCTCTGCGAGGAACAGGCCACGCGCACTCCGCACGCCATCGCCCTCCAGTGCGGTGAGGAGACCCTGACCCACACCGAACTCCACGCCCACGCCGACGACCTGGCCCGACGGCTGCGACAGCAAGGCGTGGGCCCCGAAAACCTGGTGGCCGTCTCCTTACGGCGTTCGCCTCAACTGGTCGTGGCCCTCCTGGCGGTGGCCAAGACAGGCGCCGCCTATCTGCCGCTCGACCCCGACCACCCGGCACCGCGCACCGCCCGCATCCTCGAAGACGCGGCCCCGGCCGTGCTGCTGACCGAGTCCAGCGTCCGCAACCCCGAGCAAGCCGTGCCCTGCGACCCCACTCCGGCCGTCCACGCCGACAACACCGCATACGTCATCCACACCTCCGGCTCCACCGGCCAACCCAAGGGCGTGGCGGTCACCTTCGGCAACATCACCCACCTGCTGCGCACCTTCGCCGAGCGCCTGAAGCCGACCCCACAGGACCGACTGCTCGCCGTCACCACGGTCGCCTTCGACATCGCCGCCCTGGAGATCTTCCTCCCGCTGATGACCGGCGCCCGCCTGATCCTGGCCACCGACGCCGAACACCGAGACCCCGTACACCTGTCCCGAGCCGTCGCCCGACACGGCATCACCCTGCTCCAGGCCACCCCGGCGCTCTGGCAGTCCCTGCTGGACGCCGGTCCCGTGGATCTGTCCGGAGTGCGCGCCCTCGTCGGCGGCGAGGCCCTCCACAGCGGCCTCGCCCGCGAACTGCACGCCCGCACCCGCGAGGTGACCAATGTCTACGGCCCCACCGAGACGACCGTCTGGTCCACCGCGGCGACCCTCGACCGAGAGGACCGCCTGAACCGCCCGCCCATCGGTGCGCCCCTGGGCGACACCCGACTGTACGTGCTGGACGGGCGGCTGCGTCCCGTTCCGCTCGGCGTGTGGGGGGAGTTGTATGTCGCCGGGGCCGGAGTCGCGCGTGGGTACCGGGGGCGCGGGGATCTGACAGCGTGCCGGTTCCTGGCCGATCCGTTCGGGGGCGGCGGGCGGATGTACCGGACGGGCGACGTCGTGCGCTGGGCCGCGGACGGCGGTCTGGAGTACTCCGGGCGCTCGGACTTCCAGGTGAAAGTGCGGGGATTCCGGGTCGAGTTGGGCGAGGTCGAGGCGGTTGCGGGCACGGTCGAGGGGGTCGGCCAAGCGGTGGCGACGGTCCGCGGGGGCGGGCGGCTGGTGGCGTACGTGGCGCCCCTGCCGGGCCGCCGGGTCACTGGTGCCGCCGTACGGCAGGCGGTGGCGGAGGTGTTGCCGGACTACATGGTGCCGTCGGCGGTCGTGGTGCTGGACGACGGGCTTCCGCTCACGGCCAACGGGAAGGTCGACCGGGTCCGTCTGCCGGAACCCGACTACGGGGCCGGGGCGTCCGGCGGCACCCCGGCCGATGATCGGGAGGCGGCCCTGTGCCGCCTGTTCGGCGCGGTGCTCGGCGTCGAAGGCGTCGGCCCCGGGGACGGGTTCTTCGACCTGGGCGGGCACTCCCTGCTCGCCGTACGCCTGACGGCCCGGATCCGTGCCGAACTGGACCGCGAGGTGTCCGTACGGGACGTCTTCGACCACCCGACGGCCCGCAAACTCGCTGGATGCCTGGACCGCCCTGCCGCCCCACGCCCCGCCCTGCTCCCCGTACCGCGCCCCTCGCGGCTGCCGCTCTCCCACGCCCAGCGCCGACTGTGGTTCCTGGGCCGCCTGGAAGGCCCGACGGCCACCTACAACATGCCCCTCGCCCTCCACCTGCGCGGCCCGCTCGACCCCGAGGCCCTGCACGCCGCCCTGGCCGACGTGGTGGCCCGGCACGAGGCGCTGCGGACCGTCTTCCCGGAGACCGACGGAGAACCGAGGCAGGAGATCGTCGACACCCGCCCGGAACTTCGAGTCGTCGGCCCCGGCGCGACTGACGACTTCCTGCACCGAGGCTTCGACCTGGCCGCCGAACCCCCTTTCCGCGCCCGTCTGTTACGCCTCGCCCCGCAAGACCACGTCCTCCAACTCGTCGTCCATCACATCGCCTGCGACGGCTGGTCCCTGGCCCCCCTCGCCCGCGACATCCTCACCGCCTACGACACCCGAGGCCCAGCCGCCGCACCTCTCCCGGTCCAGTACGCCGACTACACCCTCTGGCAGCACCGCCTTCTCGGCGACCCGAAGGACCCCGAGTCCCGGTATGCCCGCCAACTGGCTTACTGGCGAACGGCGTTGCACGGGCTCCCCGAGCAACTGGAGCTCCCCTTCGACCACCCCCGCCCGCCGCGCGCCTCGTACCGCGGCGCGGCCACCGGGCTGACCATCGACGCCCCGAAGCACCGCGCCCTGCACCGACTGGCCAGGGTGTCCGGCGCCACCGTCTTCATGGCCGTACGGGCCCTGATCGCCGCCCTCCTCACCCGCCTCGGCGCCGGCACCGACATTCCCCTGGGCGTCCCCGTGGCCGGCCGCACGGACCCGGCGCTGGACGACCTGGTGGGCTTCTTCGTCAACACGCTGGTGCTGCGCACCGACACCTCGGGCGACCCGACCTTCCGGGAGCTGCTGGCCCGCGTCCGCCACACCGACCTCGACGCTCTGGCCCATCAGGACCTGCCCTTCGAGTGCCTCGTCGAGCACCTGGCGCCGCCGCGCTCGACGGCCCGGCACCCGCTCTTCCAGGTGCTGGTGGTGAGCCAGAACAACGACCGGCCGCGGTTCCGGCTGCCCGGCCTGGACATCGAGGCCGAGGAACCCCCGCTGGGCGTCGCCAAGTTCGACCTCTCCTTCAGCCTCGACGAGCGGCACACCCCCGACGCGGAACCCGACGGCATCGAGATCACCGTCGAGTACGCCACCGACCTCTTCGACGCGGCCACGGTCGACCGGATGAACGGGAGTCTGCGGCGCCTGCTGGACGCGGTCCTCGCCGATCCCGGGGCGCGGCTCGGCAGCCTCGACCTCCTGTCCGCGCGGGAGCGGGAGCGGATGGTCGTGGAGTGGAACGCCACCGACCGGCCCATCCCCTCGCTCAGCCTGCCCCGGATGATGGAGGCCCAGGTCGCGCGGACCCCCGAGGCCGTTGCCCTGGTCCACGAGGGTGAGTCCCTCAGCTACGCGGAGCTCAACTCGCGCGTGAACCGCATGGCCCGACTGCTCGCCGCCATGGGCGCGGGACCGGAGGAGACGGTCGCGCTGTTCCTGCCGCGCTCGGTCGATCTGCTGGTGGGTCTGCTCGGGGTGGTCAAGGCCGGTGCCGCCTATCTGCCGCTCGACCCGGACTATCCGGCCGAGCGCATCGCGTACATGCTCGACGACGCGGGCCCCCTGTGCACGCTCACGGTCACCGGCATGGCCGAGCGGCTCCCGGCCGGCGACACGACACGGACCGTCGTACTCGACGACCCCACCGTGCGCGAGACGATGGCCGGCCAGGCGGACTCCGACCTCACCGATGCCGAACGCACCACACCTCTGCACCCCGACCACCCCGTGTACGTCATCTACACCTCCGGCTCGACCGGCCGGCCCAAGGGCGTGCAGTTCCCCTCGGGTGCCCTGGCCAACCTCATGGCCTGGCACGCCGACACCGTCGGCGGCGGAGTCGGCACCACCACCGCGCAGTTCGCGTCACTGAGCTTCGACGCGGCCGCCCACGAGATCTTCTCCGCCCTCACCTCGGGCAAGACCCTCGCCGTCCCCAAGGACGACGTCCGCAAGGACACTCCCGAACTGGTCCGCTGGCTCGCCCACCACGAGGTCAACGAACTGTTCGCGCCCACCCCGGTGGTCGAGACCGTCGTCGACACGGCCCGCGAACTCGGCCTGCCGCTCCCGGCCTTGGCCGACATCGTCCAGGCGGGCGAGGCCCTCACCCTGCGACCGGCACTCCGCGACTTCTGCACCGCCGTGCCCGGCCGCCGCCTGCACAACTTCTACGGCCCCACCGAGACCCACGTCGTCACCGCCCACACCGTCACCCAGGACGAACTGCGCTCGGGCACCCCGAGCGTCCCCATCGGAGGGCCGATCTGGAACACGCGCGCGTATGTGTTCGACGGGGGCCTGCGCCCGGTGCCGCTCGGCGTGTGGGGGGAGTTGTACGTGGCGGGGGACTGCGTGGCCCGCGGGTACGGGGGCCGCGGAGGGCTCACCGCGGCCCGGTTCGTCGCCGACCCGTTCGGGCGGGGCGGGCGGATGTACCGGACCGGTGACGTGGTGCGGTGGCGGGCGGACGGCGTCCTGGAGTTCTCGGGGCGCTCCGACTTCCAGGTGAAGGTGCGCGGCTTCCGTGTCGAACTCGGCGAGGTCGAGGCCGTCGTCGGCGCGGTCGACGGGGTGAGCCGGGCGGTGGCGGTGGTGCGCGAGGACCGGCCGGGCGACCGGCGGCTCGTGGCCTACGTCGTCCCACCGGCCGGACGCCGCGTCGTCGGGGCCGACGTCAGACGTGCCGTGGCCGAGGTGCTGCCCGAGTACATGGTGCCCTCGGTGGTGGTCCTGGCCGACGGGCTGCCGCTGACGGTGAACGGCAAGGTCGACCGCGCCCGGCTGCCCGTCCCCGACTACGGCGCGGGCACGAGCGGCGGCACCCCGCGCGACGACCGGGAGGAGGCGCTGTGCCGACTGTTCGGCGAGGTGCTCGGCGCGCGGCGGGTCGGACCCGAGGACGGGTTCTTCGAACTGGGCGGCCACTCCCTGCTCGCCGTACGGCTGGTGGCGCGGATCCGCGCCGAACTGGGCCGCGAGCTCGCCGTCCGGGACCTCTTCGACCATCCGACCGTACGGGGAGTGGCCGGGCGCCTGGACCGGCCCGCCACCGCACGCCCCGTACTCCGGCGCCGGGCGGGCACATGA
- the ribB gene encoding 3,4-dihydroxy-2-butanone-4-phosphate synthase, with product MFPLESVEEAIDTVRAGRPVVVADDNDRENEGDLIFAAQHATPELLAFMVRHTSGYVCAPLPPQDCDRLELPPMHSINQDRRGTAYTVTVDAREGVTTGISAADRAHTIRLLADPATTAGDLCRPGHVVPLRGVPGGVLRRTGHTEATLDLVRLAGCRPAGVLCELVNDDGTMKRLPDLRRFADEFGLPLITVAQLVQYRRRIGDTYDVRDLAMGAAR from the coding sequence ATGTTCCCACTCGAAAGCGTCGAGGAAGCCATCGACACCGTACGGGCCGGAAGGCCGGTCGTGGTGGCGGACGACAATGACCGGGAGAACGAGGGCGATCTGATCTTCGCCGCCCAGCACGCCACCCCGGAACTGCTCGCTTTCATGGTGCGCCACACCTCGGGATATGTGTGTGCGCCATTGCCCCCGCAGGACTGCGACCGCCTCGAACTGCCGCCGATGCACTCCATCAATCAGGACCGGCGCGGCACGGCATATACCGTGACCGTGGATGCCCGGGAAGGCGTCACCACCGGAATTTCGGCCGCCGACCGTGCCCACACCATCCGGCTGCTCGCCGACCCGGCCACCACGGCCGGAGACCTGTGCCGGCCGGGCCATGTGGTCCCGCTGCGTGGCGTCCCCGGCGGCGTGCTGCGCCGGACCGGGCACACCGAGGCGACGCTCGATCTGGTACGCCTGGCCGGGTGCCGCCCGGCGGGTGTGCTGTGCGAGCTGGTCAACGACGACGGGACCATGAAGCGGCTGCCCGATCTGCGCCGCTTCGCCGACGAGTTCGGGCTGCCGCTCATCACCGTCGCCCAGTTGGTCCAGTACCGCCGCAGGATCGGCGACACATACGACGTACGCGACCTCGCCATGGGCGCCGCGAGGTGA
- a CDS encoding P-loop NTPase family protein, whose product MELHRRDAGPDRPQRNAERDGLHIALMGIDGAGKSTIAVGLADSLRAGGHEVEIVNFKRAMAGAEPATSGVLFHVAFAALRAQYAEAVPADPLNDLGALLAGDDAAVKFSEIEDGLRAVDVTRNSARPLLSSAVLEIVGGFWVHSYVQSRLRDGVVVVNDSFGYKHVLKNVLLAQRLSDPGSPEHTEAQRVLDTARGLFHALFGPTHGYWVDTDPRLAVRWRAVTGDVTTPFESYGLAGEHGDASFLAMQDHCRDAFRQAADQWRWQTVALADVPKDQNISGAVRRIEQDALRHLERARAAR is encoded by the coding sequence GTGGAGCTTCACCGCCGTGACGCCGGCCCCGACCGGCCGCAGCGCAACGCCGAGCGCGACGGCCTGCACATCGCCCTGATGGGCATCGACGGAGCGGGCAAGAGCACCATCGCCGTCGGACTGGCCGATTCCCTGCGGGCGGGCGGCCACGAGGTGGAGATCGTCAACTTCAAGCGGGCCATGGCGGGAGCCGAGCCGGCCACCTCCGGTGTGCTGTTCCATGTGGCGTTCGCCGCCCTGCGCGCCCAGTACGCCGAAGCCGTACCGGCGGACCCGCTGAACGACCTCGGCGCGCTGCTGGCCGGTGACGACGCCGCCGTCAAGTTCTCCGAGATCGAGGACGGGCTGCGCGCGGTGGACGTCACCCGCAACAGCGCGCGGCCGCTGCTCTCCTCGGCCGTCCTGGAGATCGTCGGCGGCTTCTGGGTGCACAGCTATGTGCAGTCGCGGCTGCGCGACGGGGTCGTGGTCGTCAACGACAGCTTCGGGTACAAACACGTCCTGAAGAACGTGCTGTTGGCACAGCGCCTGTCCGACCCCGGCTCCCCCGAGCACACCGAGGCGCAGCGCGTCCTGGACACCGCCAGAGGACTCTTCCACGCGCTGTTCGGGCCGACACACGGCTACTGGGTCGACACCGACCCACGGCTGGCCGTGCGCTGGCGGGCGGTCACCGGCGATGTCACCACCCCGTTCGAGAGCTACGGCCTGGCCGGGGAGCACGGCGACGCCTCGTTCCTCGCGATGCAGGACCACTGCCGCGACGCCTTCCGGCAGGCCGCCGACCAGTGGCGGTGGCAGACCGTCGCCCTGGCGGACGTACCGAAGGACCAGAACATCTCCGGTGCCGTCCGGCGCATCGAGCAGGACGCCCTGCGCCACCTCGAACGGGCCCGGGCAGCGCGGTAG